The genomic segment TGAGACGGCCCATGTCGCCACCCGCGCCCACACGTCGCCCGCCACCCCGCTCTGGCTCTCCGAGGGGTTCGCCGACTGGGCCGGCTACCGGGACACCGATCGCCCCGCCTCCCGGATCGCCCCCGAGCTGGCCCGCGAGGCCGCCGCGGGCCGCGCGCCCGGGGCGCTCCCCGGCGACGAGGACTTCTCCTTCACCGGGGACGCCCGCCGGCTGGCCCGCGCGTACGAGGCGGGGTGGCTCGCCTGCCGCATGATCGCGGAGGAGTGGGGGGAGGAGACGCTGGTCTCCTTCTACCGGGCGGTGGGCGAGGCCGGCCCCGACCGGTCCCGGGCCCTGGAGACGGCCCTGCGCGAGCAGTTGGGCCTCGGCCCCGCCGCCTTCACGGCGCGCTGGCGCGCGTACGCGGAGAGCCGGTTCGGCTGAGGCGTCGCCGCGGGTTCCGCGGGGTTCCGCGGGGTTCCGCGGGATTGTGCGGGGTTCTGCGGGGTTCCGCTGGGTTCTTTGCGTTCTGCGCGGTTTCGCAGGTGTGTACGGGGTTCTTGCCCGGGGGGCGGGTCCGGCGAGGCCGGGGCCGGGTCTTCCCGCCGTCGCCGTGTGGCCCCCGGTTTCCGCGCCGCGCGCGGGTGCTGCCCTCCCACCCGCCCGTTTGCCGTACAGCGGTGCCTCGGGGCGGCCTCCCCGGCCCGGCGCCCGAGCCCCGCACCGTTCTCCGCCCCCGGGTCCGTCCCTCCCCCGGGTCCGTCCCTCCCGGGGTCCGTCTCCTCGGTCCATCCCCGGGCCCCGCTCCCTCCCGTCCCCGGAGTGCCGGGAGACGGCGCCGCAGGCATCCCGGAGTACGCCCGGAGCCCGCCGGGGAGCACCCCGGGGCACGCCGCGGGCCACCCGGTACTGTCGGCCGGGATGGACAAGACCCTGATCGTCACGAACGACTTCCCGCCCCGTCCCGGCGGTATCCAGTCCTTCCTGCACAGCATGGCGCTGCGCCTGGACCCGGCCCGCCTCGTCGTCTACGCCTCCACCTGGAAGGACGGCAGCGAGGTGGCCCGGTTCGACGCGGAGCAGCCGTTCCCCGTCGTCCGGGACCGCACGAGCGTGCTGCTGCCCACCCCGCGCGTGACCCGCCGCGCCGCGGAGCTGCTGCGGGAGCACGACTGCACGTCGGTGTGGTTCGGCGCCGCCGCCCCGCTCGGGCTGATGGCGCCGGCGCTGCGCAGGGCCGGCGCCCGCCGCCTGGTCGCGACCACGCACGGGCACGAGGCCGGCTGGGCCCAGCTGCCCGCCGCCCGGCGGCTGCTGCGCAGGATCGGCGAGGGCACCGACACGATGACGTATCTGGGGGAGTACACCCGCTCCCGGATCGCCGCCGCCCTCACCCCGGAGGCGGCGGCCCGCATGGTGCAACTGCCGCCGGGCGTCGACGAGAAGACCTTCCACCCGGGCTCGGGGGGCGAGGAGATCCGGGCGCGGCTCGGGCTCACCCGCCGTCCCGTGGTGGTGTGCGTGTCGCGGCTCGTCCCGCGCAAGGGGCAGGACACGCTGATCCGGGCGATGCCGGCGATCCTGGCGGCCGTACCGGACACGGTGCTGCTGATCGTGGGCGGCGGCCCGTACCGCAAGGACCTGGCGAAGCTCGCGGACGGCTGCGGGGTGGCGGACTCGGTGCTCTTCACCGGCTCGGTGCCGTGGGAGGAGCTCCCGGCCCACTACGGCGCGGGGGATGTCTTCGCGATGCCCTGCCGCACCCGGCGGGGCGGGCTGGACGTCGAAGGGCTCGGCATCGTCTACCTGGAGGCCTCGGCGACGGGACTCCCGGTGGTGGCGGGGGACTCGGGCGGGGCGCCGGACGCGGTCCTGGACGGGGAGACGGGCTGGGTGGTGCGCGGGGAGTCCGTGCCGGACGCGGCGGAGCGGATCGTGACGCTGCTGCGGGATCCCGCGCTGCGGCGGCGGATGGGGGAGCGGGGGCGCGCCTGGATCGAGGAGCGCTGGCGACGCGACCTGCTGGCGGACCGCCTGGCCTCGCTGCTCTGACGCCCGCCCGGCCCGGGGCACGGCGAGGGCGGGACGTACGTCGGGGGCGGGACCCCTCCCGGGGGTGCCGGCCGGCCGCGAAGGCGCGAGGCCGGGGCCGAGGCGGGGGACCGTGAGGTCCGCGCCGTCCCGTCCGGGCCGGAGGTGCCCCGGCGGGCGCCCCGGGCGGAATCCGGCACCGCCCGCTCCGCTCGTCGCGTCGTCGGACGGCCGGGGCGGGCCGGGGGCCGGACCCCGGACCGCCCCGGCCGGCGGAACCGAGCCGGTGGCTACTTCGTGTAGAGGGCCTCGATCTCGTGCGCGAAATCCTTCGCCACGACGGCCCGCTTCAGCTTCATGGACGGCGTGACGTGCCCGGACTCCTCGGTGAACTGGGCCGGCAGGATGCGGAACTTGCGGACCGACTCGGCCTTCGACACGGCCGCGTTGCCGTCGTCCACCGCCTTCTGGACGTCGGCCAGCAGCTCCGGGTCGTCCCGCAGCGTGGCGGCCGTGGTGCCGGCGGGCCTGCCGTGGTCCTCCAGCCAGCGCGGCAGGAAGTCCTCGTCCAGGGTGATGAGCGCGCCGACGAAGGGGCGGCCGTCACCGACGACCATGCACTCGCCGACCAGCGCGTGGGCCCGGATGCGGTCCTCGATGACGGCGGGGGCGACGTTCTTCCCGCCGGCCGTCACGATGATCTCCTTCTTGCGGCCCGTGATCGCGAGATAGCCGTCCTCGTCGAGGGTGCCGATGTCGCCGGTGTGGAACCAGCCGTCGGAGAGCGCCTCGCGGGTCGCGGCCTCGTTGTTCCAGTAGCCGGTGAAGATGTGCTCGCCGTGGAGCAGCACCTCGCCGTCGTCGGCGATCCGGACGACCGAACCGGGCAGCGGCTGGCCGACCGTGCCGATCTTCTGCCGGTCCCAGGGGTTGAACGCCGTCGCGGCGCAGGACTCGGTGAGGCCGTAGCCCTCCAGCACCGTGAAGCCGATACCGCGGTAGAAGTGGCCGAGCCGCTCGCCGAGCGGGGCGCCGCCGGAGATGGCGTGCCGCGCGCGGCCGCCGAGCACCGAACGGAGCTTGCCGTAGACGAGCTTGTCGAACGCCTTGTGCTTGATCCGCACGCCCAGCGAGGGGCCGGAGGGGGTGTCCAGGGCGCGGCTGTAGGCGATGGCGGCGTCCGCGGCCTTGTCGAAGATCCCGCCCTTGCCGTCCGCCTGGGCCTTGGCGCGGGCGGAGTTGTAGACCTTCTCGAAGACGCGCGGCACACCGAGCACCATCGTCGGCCGGAAGGAGGCGAGTTCGTCGGTGAGGTTCTTGATGTCGGCACAGTGGCCGAGGCGGATCGGCGCGAGGACGGCGGCGATCTCGACCAGCCGGCCGAAGACGTGGGCGACCGGGAGGAAGAGCAGGACGGAGCACTCGCCGGTGCGGAACAGCGGGCGCAGCCGCTCCACGACGTTGCCCGCCTCGGCGAAGAAGTTGCGGTGCGTCAGCACGCAGCCCTTGGGGCGGCCGGTGGTGCCGGAGGTGTAGACGATGGTGGCGGGGGAGTCGGCGTCCGCCAGCGCGGCCCGCTCGTCGGCCTCCGCGTCGGTGATCCCGGCGCCCTGGTCGCGCAGTTGTCCCACGGCGCCGCGCTCGATCTGCCAGACGTGCAGCAGCTCGGGCAGCCGGTCCCGTACGGAGTTGACGGCGCCGGCGTGCGCGTCGGTCTCGACGAGGCAGGCCACGGCGCCGGAGTCGCTGAGGATCCAGGCGATCTGCTCGGGCGAGCTGGTCTCGTAGACGGGGACGCTGACGGCGCCCGCGCTCCAGATCGCGAAGTCCAGCAGGGTCCA from the Streptomyces xinghaiensis S187 genome contains:
- a CDS encoding glycosyltransferase family 4 protein, encoding MDKTLIVTNDFPPRPGGIQSFLHSMALRLDPARLVVYASTWKDGSEVARFDAEQPFPVVRDRTSVLLPTPRVTRRAAELLREHDCTSVWFGAAAPLGLMAPALRRAGARRLVATTHGHEAGWAQLPAARRLLRRIGEGTDTMTYLGEYTRSRIAAALTPEAAARMVQLPPGVDEKTFHPGSGGEEIRARLGLTRRPVVVCVSRLVPRKGQDTLIRAMPAILAAVPDTVLLIVGGGPYRKDLAKLADGCGVADSVLFTGSVPWEELPAHYGAGDVFAMPCRTRRGGLDVEGLGIVYLEASATGLPVVAGDSGGAPDAVLDGETGWVVRGESVPDAAERIVTLLRDPALRRRMGERGRAWIEERWRRDLLADRLASLL
- a CDS encoding AMP-dependent synthetase/ligase, with the protein product MREFSLPALYEVPADGNLTDLIRRNAALHPEVAVLARKRDGRWEDVTARDFLAEVHATAKGLIAAGVRPGDRVALMSRTRYEWTLLDFAIWSAGAVSVPVYETSSPEQIAWILSDSGAVACLVETDAHAGAVNSVRDRLPELLHVWQIERGAVGQLRDQGAGITDAEADERAALADADSPATIVYTSGTTGRPKGCVLTHRNFFAEAGNVVERLRPLFRTGECSVLLFLPVAHVFGRLVEIAAVLAPIRLGHCADIKNLTDELASFRPTMVLGVPRVFEKVYNSARAKAQADGKGGIFDKAADAAIAYSRALDTPSGPSLGVRIKHKAFDKLVYGKLRSVLGGRARHAISGGAPLGERLGHFYRGIGFTVLEGYGLTESCAATAFNPWDRQKIGTVGQPLPGSVVRIADDGEVLLHGEHIFTGYWNNEAATREALSDGWFHTGDIGTLDEDGYLAITGRKKEIIVTAGGKNVAPAVIEDRIRAHALVGECMVVGDGRPFVGALITLDEDFLPRWLEDHGRPAGTTAATLRDDPELLADVQKAVDDGNAAVSKAESVRKFRILPAQFTEESGHVTPSMKLKRAVVAKDFAHEIEALYTK